One window of the Nocardia huaxiensis genome contains the following:
- the hisN gene encoding histidinol-phosphatase: protein MTVYSDDLALALRLADAADAITRERFGALDLKVDAKPDLTPVSDADLAVERALREILTAERPGDLVLGEEFGGDAEFSGRQWVIDPIDGTKNFVRGVPVWASLISLLVDGVPVVGVVSAPALSRRWWAASGAGAWSTFEKGEPKAISVSAVAELGASSLAISSLSGWRALGRREKLLVLTDEVWRVRGYGDFFGYCLLAEGAVDICTEPELSLWDMAALDILIREAGGTFTSLDGNPGPHGGSAVATNGHLQDQVLAALAA, encoded by the coding sequence GTGACCGTCTACTCCGATGACCTCGCCCTGGCCCTGCGACTGGCCGATGCCGCCGACGCCATTACGCGTGAGCGGTTCGGCGCACTCGATCTGAAGGTGGATGCCAAGCCGGATCTGACGCCGGTGTCGGATGCGGATCTGGCCGTGGAGCGGGCGCTGCGGGAGATCCTGACCGCGGAGCGGCCGGGTGATCTGGTGCTCGGTGAGGAGTTCGGCGGGGATGCCGAGTTCAGCGGACGGCAGTGGGTGATCGATCCCATCGACGGCACCAAGAATTTCGTGCGCGGGGTGCCGGTGTGGGCGTCGCTCATCTCGCTGCTGGTCGACGGGGTTCCGGTGGTTGGCGTGGTGAGCGCTCCGGCGCTGTCCCGGCGCTGGTGGGCGGCTTCCGGCGCGGGCGCCTGGTCGACCTTCGAAAAGGGTGAGCCCAAAGCGATTTCGGTGTCGGCGGTGGCGGAGCTGGGGGCCTCCAGTCTGGCGATCTCCAGCCTGTCCGGGTGGCGGGCGCTGGGCCGGCGGGAGAAGCTGCTCGTGCTCACCGACGAGGTGTGGCGGGTGCGCGGGTACGGCGACTTCTTCGGCTACTGCCTGCTGGCGGAGGGCGCGGTCGACATTTGCACCGAACCCGAACTGTCCCTGTGGGATATGGCCGCGCTCGACATTCTCATCCGGGAGGCGGGCGGCACGTTCACCTCGCTCGACGGCAACCCCGGACCGCACGGCGGCAGTGCCGTCGCCACCAACGGGCATCTGCAGGATCAGGTGCTGGCGGCGCTGGCGGCCTGA
- a CDS encoding glycosyltransferase family 39 protein, which produces MYWVAGVFAAVLLTVSNRYGYHRDELYFLAAGRHPDWGYADQPPLVPLIARGISVIDSQSLVLLRIPAILAAVAVVVCAGLMARELGAGRVGQALAAAFVASAALLMAAGHLLGTTVFDLAFWSGIVLLVLRLLRPETDPRWWLGVGVLAGLSLQNKALSAVPIAVLAVTLAAIGPRKIFATRYFPLAVGIAAVIALPYVLWQARNDWPQWELGRAIAGGSSGTSDTPLTFVLLQFGLMGPFLVPLWIFGLWWLWRQRRYRALPLTYLVLLLLYTVSSGKAYYLGGMYPLLLAAAAAGVEPMLEGRRMRTAAVVSVTAVNAVAGAALFLPIIPVTSVRDTAVLEINYDAGETIGWPEFVDQIAEIRMRAGPNAELLTANYGEAGAIERYGALHRLPTPHSGHNSYWWWGPPQDARPALLIGFGVDRALELCPQIEQVGRIDNGLGIDNEEQGGLVYLCRAPRAGWAEMWPSLRRFG; this is translated from the coding sequence ATGTACTGGGTAGCGGGGGTTTTCGCGGCGGTACTGCTGACGGTGTCGAACCGGTACGGATACCACCGGGACGAACTGTATTTCCTCGCGGCGGGGCGGCATCCGGACTGGGGGTACGCGGATCAACCGCCGCTGGTGCCGTTGATCGCACGGGGGATCTCGGTCATCGACTCGCAATCGCTGGTGCTGCTGCGGATTCCGGCCATCCTCGCGGCCGTCGCCGTCGTGGTGTGCGCGGGGCTCATGGCGCGGGAACTGGGTGCGGGACGGGTCGGACAGGCGCTGGCGGCCGCGTTCGTGGCCTCCGCCGCGCTGCTCATGGCCGCCGGGCATCTGCTCGGCACCACCGTGTTCGATCTGGCGTTCTGGTCCGGCATCGTGCTGCTCGTACTGCGGCTGCTGCGGCCCGAGACCGATCCGCGCTGGTGGCTGGGGGTCGGCGTGCTGGCCGGGCTGAGCCTGCAGAACAAGGCCCTGTCCGCGGTGCCGATCGCGGTGCTCGCGGTGACGCTGGCGGCCATCGGACCGCGAAAGATATTCGCCACCAGATACTTTCCGCTCGCGGTCGGTATCGCGGCGGTGATCGCGCTGCCGTATGTGCTGTGGCAGGCCCGAAACGACTGGCCGCAATGGGAACTCGGCCGGGCCATCGCGGGCGGATCCTCCGGCACCTCGGATACGCCACTGACCTTCGTACTGCTGCAATTCGGGCTGATGGGCCCATTCCTGGTGCCGCTGTGGATATTCGGGCTCTGGTGGCTGTGGCGGCAGCGACGGTATCGTGCCCTTCCGCTCACCTATCTCGTGCTGTTGCTGCTGTACACGGTGTCGAGCGGCAAGGCGTACTACCTCGGCGGCATGTATCCGCTACTGCTGGCCGCGGCGGCCGCCGGGGTGGAGCCGATGCTCGAAGGCCGCCGAATGCGCACGGCCGCAGTGGTATCGGTGACGGCGGTCAATGCTGTCGCCGGAGCCGCGCTGTTCCTGCCGATCATCCCGGTCACTTCGGTGCGCGATACAGCCGTGCTCGAAATCAATTACGACGCGGGCGAAACCATCGGCTGGCCGGAGTTCGTCGACCAGATCGCCGAGATCCGCATGCGGGCGGGCCCGAATGCCGAACTCCTGACCGCGAATTACGGTGAGGCCGGAGCGATCGAACGCTATGGCGCACTGCACCGGCTACCCACTCCGCACAGCGGCCACAACTCCTACTGGTGGTGGGGCCCACCGCAAGACGCCCGCCCCGCCCTGCTCATCGGCTTCGGCGTGGATCGGGCGCTGGAGCTCTGTCCGCAGATCGAACAGGTCGGCCGCATCGACAATGGCCTCGGCATCGACAACGAGGAACAGGGCGGACTCGTCTACCTGTGCCGCGCTCCCCGCGCGGGCTGGGCCGAAATGTGGCCCAGCCTCAGGCGTTTCGGGTGA
- a CDS encoding YdcF family protein: protein MVTRLPAEFRADVEILWEYNQMHHEVRAVDVGIGLGGHDIGVAIHAAELYHAGMLPLIVFSGANAPTTVERFPRGEAVHFRERALELGVPADAVLIELLATNTGDNIDFSRALLEGLGIADSIKSVMLISRPYQQRRGYGICRKRWPGVDVICGSLPLGLDEYVAGIGDVDRVVNMLVGDTQRVWVYPAKGWAVEQVVPEEVRAAYGRLVDAGFTGRLLAE, encoded by the coding sequence ATGGTGACGCGGTTGCCTGCGGAGTTTCGCGCGGATGTCGAAATCCTATGGGAGTACAACCAGATGCATCACGAGGTGCGGGCGGTTGACGTGGGGATCGGGTTGGGTGGGCACGACATCGGAGTCGCCATCCATGCGGCCGAGCTCTATCACGCGGGGATGCTGCCACTGATAGTTTTCAGCGGGGCGAATGCTCCTACGACGGTGGAGCGGTTTCCGCGCGGAGAGGCTGTGCATTTTCGGGAGCGGGCTCTCGAGCTTGGGGTACCCGCGGATGCGGTGCTGATCGAGCTCCTGGCTACCAACACGGGAGACAACATCGACTTCAGCCGGGCGCTGTTGGAGGGCCTCGGGATTGCGGATTCGATCAAGTCGGTCATGTTGATTTCTCGGCCGTATCAGCAGCGGCGGGGTTATGGGATTTGCCGGAAGCGGTGGCCGGGGGTGGATGTGATTTGCGGGTCGCTTCCGCTCGGGCTCGATGAGTATGTTGCCGGGATCGGGGATGTGGATCGGGTTGTGAACATGTTGGTGGGTGACACCCAGCGGGTGTGGGTGTATCCGGCGAAGGGGTGGGCTGTGGAACAGGTTGTGCCGGAGGAGGTTCGGGCGGCGTACGGGCGCCTGGTCGATGCTGGGTTCACCGGTCGGCTGCTGGCTGAATAG
- a CDS encoding GntR family transcriptional regulator codes for MSITGYRGLAARLREAIERGEHLPGSTLPKQDELAERYGVNIKTVRQAIGLLEAEGLVTPIRRRGTVVRERPPMRRLGIERYSKQKWKYGDTVAFAADREASGRSWNRTDQTQTVALVEADAEVSKAFGLEVGSPVYERARTVRDAGQPTHTLTSYYLPQHVAGTPLVDAAPGPAGPGGGFAVLTLQGYEPDHISESLSARMPTPDEIATLDLPAGEPVMVLERRTYTANDVLIEFARGVHAGSRFAWTYDFKLPE; via the coding sequence ATGAGCATCACCGGATACCGGGGGCTGGCTGCGCGCCTGCGGGAGGCGATCGAGCGCGGCGAGCACCTTCCCGGCTCTACGCTGCCCAAACAAGACGAGCTGGCCGAACGCTACGGCGTGAACATCAAGACTGTCCGCCAGGCGATCGGATTACTCGAAGCAGAAGGACTCGTGACGCCGATCCGGCGGCGCGGCACTGTCGTTCGCGAACGGCCGCCGATGCGGAGGCTCGGCATCGAGCGGTACTCGAAACAGAAGTGGAAGTACGGAGACACCGTCGCGTTCGCCGCCGACCGCGAAGCATCCGGCCGCTCGTGGAACCGGACCGATCAGACACAGACCGTCGCGTTGGTCGAGGCAGATGCGGAGGTATCGAAAGCCTTTGGGCTGGAAGTCGGTTCGCCCGTGTATGAGCGTGCCCGGACAGTGCGCGATGCCGGCCAACCGACGCATACCCTCACCAGCTACTACCTTCCCCAGCACGTTGCGGGAACGCCTCTCGTAGACGCGGCTCCAGGCCCAGCCGGTCCAGGTGGCGGGTTTGCGGTGCTGACCCTGCAGGGCTACGAACCCGATCACATTTCCGAGTCGCTTTCCGCGCGCATGCCGACGCCGGATGAGATTGCGACCCTCGATCTTCCGGCCGGAGAACCGGTGATGGTCCTCGAACGACGCACCTACACGGCGAACGATGTGCTGATCGAGTTCGCCCGTGGCGTCCACGCGGGATCTCGATTCGCGTGGACTTACGACTTCAAGCTGCCGGAGTGA
- a CDS encoding acyl-CoA dehydrogenase family protein, giving the protein MIMSTRDTAKKRRPDTSAVGLNPVKRDWMGTAMRVMTTITGSELAEKYNLRKPIERLTYEGTKTGFRTLGAATRAFEKVSGGGAPKRLPANESRKKDYFDLTPTDEQQMIVETVREFAGEILRPAAYDADNAAKAPRDLLERAAELGITLINVPEELEGAASERGAVTNSLVAEALAHGDMGLALPILAPSGVAVALSQWGTDAQQKTYLGAYTGENVPQSAVVIAEPQALFDPFALKTKATRSPSGYRLNGVKSLVPAAGDAELFIVAAELDGRPAFFIVEADTEGVVIEADPSMGLRAAGLGRLLLNNVAVSTNAILGDAEVAQRAEDYADAVRLARLGWASLAVGTGQAVLDYVIPYVKEREAFGEPIAHRQAVAFMVANMAIELDGLRLVTLRGASRAEQGLSFAREAALAKKLATDKGMQIGLDGVQLLGGHGFTKEHPVERWYRDLRAVGVAEGIVLI; this is encoded by the coding sequence GTGATTATGAGCACTCGAGACACCGCAAAGAAGCGACGTCCGGATACTTCCGCTGTTGGCCTGAACCCGGTCAAGCGCGACTGGATGGGCACGGCGATGCGGGTCATGACGACCATCACGGGGTCGGAACTCGCGGAGAAGTACAACCTGCGCAAGCCCATCGAGCGGCTTACGTACGAGGGCACGAAGACCGGTTTCCGCACGCTCGGCGCCGCCACCCGCGCGTTCGAGAAGGTCTCCGGTGGTGGAGCGCCGAAGCGGCTGCCCGCCAACGAGTCCCGTAAGAAGGACTACTTCGACCTGACTCCGACCGACGAGCAGCAGATGATCGTCGAGACGGTCCGCGAGTTCGCCGGTGAGATCCTGCGCCCGGCCGCCTACGACGCCGACAATGCCGCCAAGGCTCCGCGTGATCTGCTGGAGCGCGCGGCCGAGCTCGGCATCACCCTGATCAATGTGCCGGAGGAGCTCGAGGGTGCCGCCTCCGAGCGCGGCGCGGTCACCAACTCGCTGGTCGCCGAGGCGCTGGCGCACGGCGACATGGGCCTGGCGCTGCCGATCCTGGCGCCGAGCGGTGTCGCGGTCGCGCTGTCGCAGTGGGGCACCGACGCGCAGCAGAAGACCTACCTGGGCGCCTACACCGGCGAGAACGTGCCGCAGTCGGCGGTCGTCATCGCCGAGCCGCAGGCGCTGTTCGATCCGTTCGCGCTGAAGACCAAGGCCACTCGTTCGCCGTCGGGCTACCGCCTCAATGGCGTGAAGAGCCTGGTTCCGGCCGCCGGTGACGCCGAGCTGTTCATCGTCGCCGCCGAGCTGGATGGTCGTCCGGCGTTCTTCATCGTCGAGGCCGACACCGAAGGTGTTGTGATCGAGGCGGATCCGTCGATGGGTCTGCGGGCCGCCGGTCTGGGCCGCCTGCTGCTGAACAATGTCGCGGTCTCCACCAACGCGATCCTGGGCGATGCCGAGGTCGCGCAGCGCGCCGAGGATTACGCCGACGCCGTGCGGCTGGCCCGCCTGGGCTGGGCGTCGCTGGCGGTCGGCACCGGTCAGGCCGTGCTGGACTACGTGATTCCGTATGTGAAGGAGCGCGAGGCGTTCGGCGAGCCGATCGCGCATCGTCAGGCGGTCGCCTTCATGGTCGCCAATATGGCCATCGAGCTGGATGGTCTTCGTCTCGTGACTCTGCGGGGTGCGTCACGCGCGGAGCAGGGGCTGTCGTTCGCTCGCGAGGCGGCGCTGGCCAAGAAGCTGGCCACCGACAAGGGCATGCAGATCGGTCTCGACGGCGTGCAGCTGCTGGGTGGCCACGGCTTCACCAAGGAGCACCCGGTCGAGCGCTGGTACCGCGATCTCCGCGCCGTCGGCGTCGCCGAAGGCATCGTCCTCATCTAG
- a CDS encoding NADPH-dependent FMN reductase produces the protein MSSRTLRLAVIIGSVREGRFGPTVASWFAGEARKHGGFEVDVIDLADYTVPVPLPAVPLLMEPNPERHESMGDLTRRVAAADAVVIVTPDINRSYPASLKSAIDWHWDEWDRKVVGFVGYSGKSGGMFAIEHLRQIFAEMNAHAVRDYVSLPKYYQLFGADGTLLEPADFEYAAKSMLDQMHWWARAVAGARELSASA, from the coding sequence ATGAGCAGTAGGACTCTGCGGCTGGCAGTGATCATCGGAAGTGTGCGGGAGGGGCGGTTCGGACCAACCGTGGCGAGCTGGTTCGCCGGCGAGGCACGCAAGCACGGCGGGTTCGAGGTGGATGTGATCGATCTGGCGGATTACACGGTGCCGGTGCCGTTGCCGGCGGTGCCGTTGCTCATGGAGCCGAATCCGGAGCGGCACGAGAGCATGGGGGATTTGACCCGGCGGGTGGCGGCGGCCGATGCGGTTGTCATCGTGACGCCGGATATCAATCGGAGTTACCCGGCTTCGTTGAAGAGCGCTATCGACTGGCATTGGGACGAATGGGATCGCAAGGTGGTCGGGTTCGTGGGGTACAGCGGGAAGAGCGGGGGGATGTTCGCCATCGAGCATCTGCGGCAGATCTTCGCGGAGATGAATGCGCACGCGGTGCGGGATTATGTGTCGCTGCCGAAGTATTACCAGCTGTTCGGGGCGGATGGGACGCTGCTGGAGCCCGCGGACTTCGAGTATGCGGCCAAGTCGATGCTGGATCAGATGCACTGGTGGGCGAGGGCGGTGGCCGGGGCGCGCGAATTGTCCGCTTCGGCGTGA
- a CDS encoding acyl-CoA dehydrogenase family protein, whose translation MINLELPKKLRASANQAHQVAAEIFRPASRKYDLAEHEYPVELDTMAAMVEGLSDSGTEQVSGATGGRQVEGEGDAHATELLGNTNGGNMSALMNALETSWGDVGLMLSIPYQGLGNAAIAAVATDEQLKRFGKVWAAMAITEPSFGSDSAAVTATATLDGDEWVLNGTKIFVTAGSRATHIVVWASVDRSLGRAAIKSFVVPRDAKGLTVSRLEHKLGIKASDTAEIRFEDCRIPKDNILGSPEVNVEKGFAGVMQTFDNTRPLVAAMAVGVGRAALEELRKVLEDAGVEISYDKPANNQHAAAAEFLRMEADYESAYLLSLRAAWMADNKKPNSLEASMSKAKAGRMGTDVTLKAVELAGATGYSQRTLLEKWGRDSKILDIFEGTQQIQQLIVARRVLGLSSDKLK comes from the coding sequence ATGATCAATCTCGAACTCCCCAAGAAGCTGCGGGCCAGCGCCAACCAGGCCCACCAGGTCGCCGCCGAGATCTTCCGCCCGGCGTCGCGCAAGTACGACCTCGCCGAGCACGAGTACCCGGTCGAGCTGGACACCATGGCCGCCATGGTCGAGGGCCTGTCCGACTCGGGCACCGAGCAGGTTTCCGGCGCCACCGGTGGCCGTCAGGTCGAGGGTGAGGGCGACGCCCACGCCACCGAGCTGCTCGGAAACACCAACGGCGGCAATATGTCCGCGCTGATGAACGCGCTGGAGACCTCGTGGGGCGACGTCGGCCTCATGCTGTCGATCCCCTACCAGGGTCTGGGCAACGCCGCCATCGCCGCGGTCGCCACCGACGAGCAGCTGAAGCGTTTCGGCAAGGTGTGGGCCGCCATGGCCATCACCGAACCGTCCTTCGGTTCCGACTCGGCCGCCGTCACCGCCACCGCCACCCTCGACGGTGACGAGTGGGTCCTCAACGGCACCAAGATCTTCGTGACGGCCGGTTCCCGCGCCACCCACATCGTGGTGTGGGCGTCCGTGGACCGCTCGCTGGGTCGCGCGGCCATCAAGTCGTTCGTGGTGCCGCGGGATGCCAAGGGCCTCACCGTGTCCCGCCTCGAGCACAAGCTCGGCATCAAGGCGTCCGACACCGCGGAGATCCGCTTCGAGGACTGCCGGATTCCGAAGGACAACATCCTCGGTTCGCCGGAAGTCAACGTGGAGAAGGGTTTCGCGGGCGTCATGCAGACGTTCGACAACACCCGTCCCCTCGTGGCCGCCATGGCCGTCGGTGTCGGTCGCGCCGCCCTCGAAGAGCTCCGCAAGGTCCTCGAGGACGCGGGCGTCGAGATCAGCTACGACAAGCCGGCCAACAACCAGCACGCCGCCGCCGCCGAATTCCTGCGCATGGAAGCCGATTACGAGTCGGCCTACCTGCTCTCGCTGCGCGCCGCCTGGATGGCCGACAACAAGAAGCCGAACTCCCTCGAGGCGTCCATGTCCAAGGCCAAGGCCGGCCGCATGGGCACCGATGTGACGCTGAAGGCCGTCGAGCTAGCCGGCGCCACCGGCTACTCCCAGCGCACCCTGCTGGAGAAGTGGGGCCGCGACTCGAAGATTCTGGACATCTTCGAGGGCACCCAGCAGATCCAGCAGCTCATCGTGGCCCGCCGCGTCCTGGGGCTGTCCTCGGACAAGCTGAAGTAA